A section of the Paenibacillus aurantius genome encodes:
- a CDS encoding TetR/AcrR family transcriptional regulator has protein sequence MAKPDITPEEAVKRLPAGAALGWGLVKPPQRGPKREMSIEQIVRKAVDIADKDGLSAVSMNRVASELGFSAMALYRYIPSKDDLLLLMQDAVCDIPLPDERPAHEWRESMREYVMATIGVFVDHPWYGDIPISSLPILPNTLQMVDWALRPLRDMPLDDFEKMSIVLLLSGYVRSSGMLKRDILRAVQAGSSEETFSGVPYSAALKALVKPDPYPNLYPIVMSGVYTGEKESENTVGDDIDFGLERILDGIEQYLERKKTGRRDSSQG, from the coding sequence ATGGCCAAACCGGATATCACTCCAGAGGAAGCGGTGAAGCGGCTCCCCGCCGGTGCGGCGCTTGGCTGGGGCTTGGTGAAGCCGCCGCAGCGCGGACCTAAGCGGGAGATGAGCATTGAGCAAATCGTCCGGAAGGCGGTGGACATCGCGGACAAGGATGGCTTGAGCGCCGTCTCGATGAACCGGGTGGCGTCGGAGCTCGGTTTCTCGGCGATGGCGCTCTACCGCTATATTCCGAGCAAGGATGATCTGCTGCTTCTCATGCAGGATGCGGTATGCGATATTCCGCTGCCGGATGAGAGACCTGCCCACGAATGGCGTGAAAGTATGCGGGAATACGTGATGGCAACGATCGGCGTTTTTGTCGACCATCCGTGGTATGGGGACATCCCAATCTCCAGCCTGCCGATCCTGCCTAATACTTTGCAAATGGTGGATTGGGCGCTTCGCCCTTTGCGGGACATGCCTCTGGACGATTTCGAGAAAATGTCCATCGTTCTGCTCCTGAGCGGTTATGTCCGTTCCAGCGGAATGCTGAAGAGGGACATCCTCCGGGCGGTTCAGGCCGGTTCCAGTGAGGAAACGTTCAGCGGGGTCCCTTACTCGGCGGCGCTTAAGGCCTTGGTCAAGCCGGATCCCTATCCGAATCTGTATCCGATCGTCATGTCCGGCGTCTATACCGGAGAGAAGGAAAGCGAGAATACCGTCGGCGATGACATCGACTTCGGCTTGGAGCGGATTCTGGACGGGATTGAGCAGTATCTGGAGCGGAAAAAAACCGGCCGAAGGGACTCCAGCCAGGGGTAA
- a CDS encoding sensor domain-containing protein, which translates to MDNGIMPDNDLHQRTELLTYAFDHHPDGMAIVDGDGYFIEVNASLVHMLGYTEEKLRQKTWEHLVSRPACSGGGSVKSEAAVLHQRGHLVHVRMTCLPYEGKGKEGYKLLTLEEVTSPGQPEREGTSTQEMFTFLSEKSQNIISAYSPDRFFTYISPTVTDLLGYAPEEVVGQPAAAFNHPDDNIKLREHHQTVVLDQNTVRFTGRVRHKNGSYRWYETTVEYIRSVSGDILQVIGVGRDITERKEAEETIAHLAYHDMLTDLPNRRLFKSRVSLLLKESKGLHGLLVVDLNGFKDINDTFGHEMGDRLLVEVARRLAAAAESDGVVARWGGDEFTVLQPYLRNREDLMALQERIRKVLSGPLVVNGRSLAVTASVGAAFFPEDGDSLETLLGHADAAMYRVKHRGKR; encoded by the coding sequence GTGGATAACGGAATAATGCCCGATAATGATTTGCATCAACGGACCGAGCTTCTGACGTATGCTTTCGACCATCACCCGGATGGAATGGCGATCGTGGATGGAGATGGTTATTTTATAGAGGTAAACGCTTCCTTGGTTCATATGCTTGGCTACACCGAGGAGAAGCTGCGTCAAAAAACGTGGGAACACTTGGTGAGCAGGCCGGCCTGCAGCGGAGGCGGGAGTGTCAAGTCGGAAGCCGCTGTTCTGCATCAAAGGGGGCATCTGGTCCATGTCCGGATGACCTGCCTTCCTTATGAGGGGAAGGGGAAGGAAGGGTACAAGCTTCTCACCCTGGAAGAGGTCACCTCTCCTGGGCAACCGGAAAGGGAAGGAACCTCCACCCAGGAGATGTTCACGTTCCTCTCGGAAAAATCCCAGAACATCATCTCGGCTTATTCGCCCGATCGCTTCTTTACGTACATTTCTCCCACGGTAACGGACTTGCTCGGCTATGCCCCGGAAGAAGTAGTGGGCCAGCCGGCCGCCGCCTTCAATCATCCGGATGACAATATCAAACTGCGGGAGCATCACCAGACGGTCGTGCTTGACCAGAACACGGTGCGGTTTACCGGCCGGGTTCGGCATAAGAACGGAAGCTACCGCTGGTATGAAACGACCGTCGAATACATCCGCAGCGTCTCGGGCGACATCCTCCAGGTAATTGGGGTGGGGCGCGACATTACCGAACGCAAGGAAGCGGAGGAGACCATCGCTCACCTGGCTTACCATGACATGCTGACGGATCTGCCGAACCGGCGTCTGTTCAAGAGCCGGGTCAGCCTGCTGCTGAAGGAGTCCAAAGGGCTGCACGGCCTTTTGGTGGTGGATCTGAATGGATTTAAGGATATTAACGATACGTTCGGCCATGAGATGGGCGATCGGCTCCTGGTCGAAGTGGCCCGGAGGCTGGCCGCGGCGGCGGAAAGCGACGGCGTGGTGGCTCGCTGGGGAGGCGACGAGTTCACGGTTCTTCAACCCTACCTGAGAAACCGGGAAGACCTGATGGCCTTACAGGAGCGGATCCGGAAGGTTCTCTCCGGGCCTCTTGTGGTGAACGGCCGTTCCCTCGCGGTTACCGCTAGTGTGGGCGCCGCCTTCTTCCCCGAGGACGGCGACTCTTTGGAGACGTTGTTGGGCCACGCTGATGCGGCCATGTACCGGGTCAAGCACCGGGGGAAACGTTAG
- a CDS encoding Lrp/AsnC family transcriptional regulator translates to MDQVDQGILKELQANARLSMKELGQRIGLTAPAAAERVKKLEERGIIEAYRAALNPEALNKRVTAFILFETERCKAFAEFCQGHPEVMECHRLAGQYSYLVKLVTESVRTMEAFIDQALPYGKSSTHIQLSSPVEYKSF, encoded by the coding sequence GTGGACCAGGTCGATCAGGGAATTTTAAAGGAGCTTCAGGCCAACGCCCGCCTTTCCATGAAAGAGCTGGGCCAGCGCATCGGGTTAACCGCCCCCGCGGCGGCGGAACGGGTCAAGAAGCTGGAGGAGCGCGGCATTATCGAGGCGTATCGGGCGGCGTTGAACCCGGAGGCGTTGAACAAACGGGTGACGGCCTTCATTTTGTTTGAGACGGAACGGTGCAAGGCGTTTGCGGAATTCTGCCAAGGCCACCCCGAGGTGATGGAGTGTCACCGGCTCGCGGGGCAATACAGCTACCTGGTGAAGCTGGTCACGGAATCGGTCCGCACGATGGAGGCTTTTATCGACCAGGCACTTCCCTATGGAAAATCCTCCACGCACATTCAACTCTCTTCGCCGGTGGAATATAAGAGCTTTTAG
- a CDS encoding MFS transporter, whose protein sequence is MTTATTVAVKPAGRKEWIALCVLCLPLMIVSMDVSVLFFAAPDIAADLRPTAVQQLWIFDIYGFVLAGLLLTMGAVGDRIGRRRLLMLGSVGFALCSLFAAFSQTAESLIAARGVLGIAGATLMPSTLALVRTMFQDPDQRTKAMSVWSAVMAGGVTVGPIIGGLLIQAYSWGSVFLLNLPAMALLLLTAPFLLPESRSADRTRIDAFSSLLALLAILPVTYGVKTLAEEGWAPFPAGMLAAGLFFGFVFVMRQWTIPNPLIDIRALMERRTGGSILINLIATFTLMASALVNTQFLQSVLGYSPLAAALWSILPSVAVGAAAPVAAKLSITHGRPRIMAAGFVLSAIGFVLLTQVRLEGFSPLTVMLVGAGLVAAGIVSVMTLVTDYVVGVAPADRAGAVGGLLETSSELGGAFGIALLGCVLSAIYRHTVSPLLPAGLSPEAASAAKQTIAGASAASQQLPTEAAAQVMTASREAFMTAMHATSLTAGVILLLASVATAVMLREKTKIISPAA, encoded by the coding sequence ATGACTACCGCAACCACTGTCGCCGTCAAGCCGGCCGGACGCAAGGAATGGATCGCGCTATGCGTGCTGTGTCTCCCCCTGATGATCGTATCGATGGACGTGTCCGTTCTGTTTTTCGCCGCGCCGGACATCGCCGCGGATTTGCGTCCGACGGCCGTCCAACAATTATGGATTTTCGACATTTACGGCTTTGTTCTCGCCGGTCTGCTGCTGACCATGGGAGCTGTTGGCGACCGGATCGGGCGCCGGCGCCTGTTGATGCTGGGCTCCGTGGGATTTGCCCTGTGCTCGTTGTTCGCCGCGTTCTCCCAGACGGCCGAATCCCTGATTGCGGCCCGCGGCGTTCTCGGCATTGCGGGAGCCACCCTCATGCCGTCGACGCTGGCTCTCGTCCGCACGATGTTCCAAGATCCCGATCAGCGGACCAAGGCGATGTCGGTCTGGAGCGCCGTCATGGCCGGCGGGGTCACGGTCGGGCCGATTATCGGCGGCCTGCTCATCCAAGCCTATTCTTGGGGCTCGGTTTTCCTCCTTAACCTCCCCGCCATGGCGCTGCTGCTTCTGACAGCCCCCTTCCTGCTCCCGGAGTCCCGCAGCGCGGATCGCACACGGATCGATGCTTTCAGTTCACTCCTGGCGCTTCTTGCCATCCTGCCCGTAACTTACGGTGTCAAAACACTCGCCGAGGAGGGCTGGGCCCCCTTTCCTGCCGGGATGCTCGCCGCCGGTCTGTTCTTCGGTTTTGTCTTTGTCATGCGTCAATGGACGATCCCCAACCCTTTAATCGATATCCGTGCGCTGATGGAGCGGCGGACCGGAGGCTCCATCCTCATTAACCTGATCGCCACCTTCACGCTTATGGCAAGCGCCCTGGTCAACACCCAGTTTCTCCAATCGGTACTGGGGTACTCGCCGCTTGCGGCCGCCCTGTGGAGCATTCTGCCCTCGGTTGCCGTCGGGGCGGCGGCGCCGGTAGCCGCCAAGCTCTCGATTACGCACGGAAGGCCCCGCATCATGGCCGCCGGGTTCGTGCTGTCGGCGATCGGGTTCGTCCTCCTGACCCAGGTCCGGCTGGAAGGCTTCTCTCCGCTCACGGTCATGCTCGTTGGCGCCGGACTGGTTGCAGCCGGAATCGTATCGGTCATGACCCTCGTCACCGATTATGTCGTGGGGGTGGCGCCGGCCGATCGGGCGGGAGCGGTCGGGGGCCTCCTGGAAACGTCCAGCGAGCTCGGCGGCGCCTTCGGCATCGCGCTTCTCGGCTGCGTCCTCTCGGCCATCTACCGCCATACCGTATCGCCCCTTCTGCCGGCCGGCCTCTCGCCGGAGGCCGCCTCCGCCGCCAAGCAAACCATTGCGGGCGCCTCCGCCGCTTCCCAGCAGCTGCCAACTGAAGCGGCAGCTCAAGTCATGACGGCCTCGCGGGAAGCGTTCATGACGGCCATGCACGCCACCTCCCTCACAGCCGGCGTCATCCTGCTCCTGGCCTCGGTCGCCACGGCGGTAATGCTCCGCGAGAAAACGAAAATCATAAGCCCTGCCGCCTAG
- a CDS encoding cysteine hydrolase family protein, protein MNLLSHTPLLIIDVQKAFDDPKWGERNHPEAEANLKLLLAAWRASGRPVWFVQHLSRSESSLFHPDQPTCAFKEGLEPVEGEPVFRKTVNSSFIGTDLEPSLRRLGCEQLVIAGLTTNHCVETTTRMAGNLGFQPILVEDACATFGRRGPDGTYYPPEQIHEMTLVNLHEEFARIATTREVLGMV, encoded by the coding sequence ATGAACCTGTTATCCCATACACCGCTGCTGATCATTGATGTTCAGAAGGCGTTCGACGATCCGAAATGGGGAGAGCGCAACCATCCGGAGGCCGAAGCGAATCTCAAGCTCCTGCTCGCCGCCTGGAGAGCCTCGGGAAGACCGGTTTGGTTCGTCCAGCACCTCTCCCGGTCCGAATCTTCGCTGTTCCATCCCGATCAACCGACGTGTGCCTTTAAAGAAGGTCTGGAGCCGGTCGAGGGGGAGCCCGTCTTTCGCAAAACGGTGAACAGCTCGTTCATTGGAACCGATCTGGAACCTTCTCTCCGGCGGTTGGGCTGTGAGCAGCTGGTGATCGCCGGCCTGACCACGAACCATTGCGTGGAGACGACCACCCGTATGGCGGGCAACCTCGGGTTCCAACCGATCCTGGTGGAGGATGCCTGCGCAACCTTCGGCCGCCGCGGTCCGGACGGGACCTATTACCCTCCTGAGCAGATTCACGAGATGACCCTGGTGAACCTGCACGAGGAGTTCGCCCGCATCGCTACAACACGGGAAGTATTGGGGATGGTGTAA